From a single Oreochromis niloticus isolate F11D_XX linkage group LG3, O_niloticus_UMD_NMBU, whole genome shotgun sequence genomic region:
- the LOC100690038 gene encoding tetratricopeptide repeat protein 31 isoform X1 produces MEIYREEEEIPDPHMFRTVLGMFEGRPHMQRIIRCGLLGIDYDDDLDDPGNDDYVSWSHDFHGYPTNRLRSSSTVYQPVYSSARNSSCPSPLRFQTKERDAERKARLLEESKKSKEKAEKKRLKKRKQKERKRLEKLEKDKLNPEKNEEGKDDAEQSKAEEGKAANDEHKANNNTSVKPQASAKDTDSSDSSDVSSDEDGNSKNDSGDSEELDMTSSFVRKAALIAMHKLEQKPRPEKKEKKKMPEKEEYKTVPEKSNKEREVAKKDSAAPSVPSFEDHVKKSTELAVIGNKHASAGDFNMAVKYFTDAIKHNPKEFKLFGNRSFCFEKLQEYEKALMDAELSLGICPGWDKGLYRKGRALAGLKRYEEAAQAFTEVFKLDSSCAEAAQELMRVQITQLMEFGFTREQSSNALIIHGTVKKALEVLSKLNDRPGALPNGSLPPVQVANVTGVSPILSANTIAAPAAAACPPAQSKDALKKPLMNKPLGAVQNTSAAQSQSKPILTQPMKASNGVNRPPLELFPVWVGNLNFPVTDSMLANLFNKVGVVYSVKVLTAKRCAFVNFTKQEHCDEAIRRFHGFELNHNKLAVRYPDRIPAGLGISRSALRADDLQDENARHNENSQRTVRP; encoded by the exons ATGGAGATTTATAGAGAAGAGGAGG AGATTCCGGATCCTCATATGTTC AGAACTGTTTTAGGGATGTTTGAAGGACGTCCTCATATGCAAAGAATAATAAGATGTGGCCTTCTTG GTATTGACTACGATGACGATCTAGACGACCCAGGAAatgatgattatgttagttggAGTCATGATTTCCATGGATACCCTACAAACCGCCTGAGGTCATCCAGCACTGTATATCAGCCTGTATACTCTTCAGCCCGTAATTCTTCTTGCCCGTCCCCTTTAAGATTTCAGACGAAGGAGCGT GATGCCGAAAGAAAAGCCAGATTATTAGAAGAAtctaaaaaaagcaaagaaaaggcTGAGAAGAAGCGGCTCAAGAAACGG AAACAGAAGGAAAGAAAACGTctcgagaagctggagaaggaCAAGCTGAACCCCGAAAAAAACGAGGAG GGAAAAGATGATGCAGAGCAGTCCAAAGCAGAGGAGGGTAAAGCCGCTAATGATGAACACAAAGCCAATAACAATACTAGTGTTAAACCACAGGCCTCAGCCAAAGATACAGACAGCAGTGACAGCAGCGATGTTTCCAGTGATGAAGACGGCAACTCCAAGAACGACTCAGGCGACTCAGAG GAACTCGATATGACGAGTAGTTTTGTGAGAAAAGCTGCTCTTATAGCTATGCATAAACTGGAGCAGAAGCCCAGACCggagaagaaggagaaaaagaagatgCCAGAAAAAGAAGAATACAAAACAGTCCCTgaaaaatcaaataaagaacGGGAGGTTGCAAAGAAG GACTCTGCTGCTCCCAGCGTTCCCTCCTTTGAAGACCAtgtaaaaaaaagcactgaGCTTGCCG tcATTGGAAATAAGCATGCGAGTGCTGGAGACTTTAATATGGCTGTGAAGTATTTCACAGATGCAATTAAGCACAACCCTAAAGAGTTTAA GCTATTTGGAAATCGGTCCTTCTGTTTTGAGAAGCTGCAAGAATACGAGAAAGCTTTAATGGATGCAGAGTTGTCGCTTGGCATATGTCCAGGCTGGGATAAAGGCCTGTATAGGAAGGGAAGAGCTCTGGCTGGTCTAAAG AGGTATGAGGAAGCTGCCCAGGCTTTCACGGAAGTTTTCAAACTGGACAGTTCGTGTGCAGAAGCTGCCCAGGAGCTGATGCGCGTGCAGATAACACAGCTAATG GAGTTCGGTTTTACTCGAGAGCAGAGCTCAAATGCTTTAATAATTCATGGGACTGTTAAAAAAGCACTAGAAGTGCTGTCTAAGTTAAACGATCGACCAG GAGCTCTTCCGAACGGCTCTCTCCCACCTGTTCAAGTAGCAAATGTCACTGGAGTGTCTCCAATCCTTTCAGCCAACACAATCGCTGCACCTGCTGCCGCTGCGTGTCCTCCTGCTCAGTCCAAGGATGCGCTGAAAAAACCACTTATGAACAAACCTTTGGGCGCAGTCCAGAATACATCTGCTGCTCAGAGTCAATCAAAGCCTATTCTTACTCAGCCCATGAAGGCCAGCAACGGCGTTAATCGACCACCACT GGAGCTGTTTCCAGTTTGGGTGGGAAACCTGAATTTCCCAGTAACTGACTCCATGCTTGCAAACCTGTTTAACAA GGTTGGGGTCGTCTATAGCGTCAAGGTTCTGACTGCCAAACGATGTGCCTTTGTAAACTTCACAAAACAAGAACATTGTGATGAAGCAATCCGACGTTTCCAC GGCTTTGAGCTGAATCACAACAAGCTCGCTGTCAGGTATCCGGACAGGATCCCTGCGGGCTTGGGTATTTCCAGATCTGCCCTGAGAGCTGATGACCTGCAAGATGAGAATGCGAG gCATAACGAGAACAGCCAAAGGACAGTACGTCCTTAG
- the mfsd8 gene encoding major facilitator superfamily domain-containing protein 8 isoform X2: MSQPEPDDITPLLRDEASSDDSQGEDYRSRWRSIRVMYFTMFLSSVGFTIVITSLWPYLQKTDDSTNASFLGWVVAAYSIGQMVASPIFGWWSNHRPRREPLVCSIFINLAANIYYAYAYLPKTNNKYHILMSRVFVGFGAGNVAVVRSYVAGATSLNERTGAMANMSACQALGFILGPALQACLSFIGEQGVTLDLIALKLNMYTTPALLAAVFGLINILLVVIVLREHHVDEDGRHIQSINYTSEERVDISEETVESIDQVAVMTSNILFFIVMFIFAIFETITTPLSMDMFAWTRKEAVLYNGIILCCIGFVSILVFLVVKVASLRFGDRPVLLIGLIIIFCGFFILLPWGNHYPKIQWADVKNNSFVTQMPDLMPAPNSTVEPTGCPIEQTWCQYTPAIHIAQFFSADFLIGVGYPACNVMSYTLYSKILGPKPQGVYMGWLTASGSGARTLGPVFVSHVYTHLGPRWTFSLICGMVAGAIILLSSAYHRLIAFSVRHGRIVE; encoded by the exons ATGTCTCAACCTGAACCCGACGACATCACCCCGCTGCTCAGGGATGAGGCTAGCAG CGATGACTCTCAGGGTGAGGACTACAGAAGTCGGTGGAGGTCCATCAGAGTCATGTACTTCACTATGTTCCTCAGTAGTGTAG GTTTCACTATTGTCATCACATCCCTTTGGCCCTATTTGCAAAAG ACTGATGACAGCACCAATGCCAGCTTCCTGGGATGGGTGGTTGCAGCATACAGCATCGGACAGATGGTGGCCTCACCCATTTTTGGCTGGTGGTCCAATCATCGGCCACGCAGGGAACCACTGGTGTGTTCCATCTTCATTAACTTGGCAGCCAACATCTACTATGCCTACGCGTACCTGCCGAAGACCAATAACAAGTATCACATTCTCATGTCCAGAGTCTTTGTGGGCTTCGGAGCAG GTAACGTAGCTGTGGTGAGGTCCTATGTTGCTGGAGCTACATCACTGAACGAGAGGACAGGTGCCATGGCAAACATGAGTGCCTGCCAGGCCCTGGGTTTCATCCTCGGGCCAG CCCTGCAGGCATGTCTGTCCTTCATTGGAGAGCAAGGTGTCACACTGGACTTGATAGCGCTGAAGCTCAACATGTACACCACCCCAGCGTTACTGGCTGCAGTGTTTGGCCTCATAAACATCCTGCTCGTCGTCATTGTGCTGAG AGAGCATCACGTTGATGAAGATGGAAGGCACATTCAATCTATCAACTATACATCAGAAG AGAGAGTTGATATTTCAGAAGAAACTGTTGAAAGCATCGATCAGGTGGCTGTCATGACATCCAACATCCTGTTCTTCATCGTCATGTTCATCTTTGCCATCTTTGAGAC aATTACCACGCCCTTATCTATGGACATGTTTGCCTGGACAAGGAAAGAAGCTGTGCTGTACAACGGGATCATTCTCTGCTGCATCGGATTTGTATCAATCTTGGTGTTTCTGGTTGTAAAAGTGGCTTCTCTTAG ATTCGGAGATCGGCCTGTGTTGTTAATCGGCTTGATCATTATTTTCTGTGGCTTCTTTATTCTTCTTCCATGGGGAAACCATTACCCTAAAATCCAGTGGGCAG ACGTAAAAAACAACTCCTTTGTGACTCAGATGCCTGACCTCATGCCAGCCCCGAACAGTACTGTGGAGCCAACGGGGTGTCCAATCGAACAAACCTGGTGCCAGTATACTCCTGCTATACACATAGCTCAGTTCTTCTCAGCGGACTTCCTCATTGGAGTGGGATACCCAGCCTGCAATGTGATGTCCTACACACTGTATTCCAAAATCCTTGGACCCAAACCTCAG GGTGTGTACATGGGCTGGCTGACGGCGTCGGGCAGCGGGGCACGGACACTTGGCCCGGTCTTCGTCTCCCATGTCTACACCCACCTGGGACCTCGCTGGACCTTCAGCCTCATCTGCGGCATGGTGGCAGGAGCCATCATCCTCCTCAGCTCGGCCTACCACAGACTCATCGCCTTTTCTGTTCGCCATGGAAGGATTGTAGAGTAG
- the LOC100690038 gene encoding tetratricopeptide repeat protein 31 isoform X2, protein MWRTVLGMFEGRPHMQRIIRCGLLGIDYDDDLDDPGNDDYVSWSHDFHGYPTNRLRSSSTVYQPVYSSARNSSCPSPLRFQTKERDAERKARLLEESKKSKEKAEKKRLKKRKQKERKRLEKLEKDKLNPEKNEEGKDDAEQSKAEEGKAANDEHKANNNTSVKPQASAKDTDSSDSSDVSSDEDGNSKNDSGDSEELDMTSSFVRKAALIAMHKLEQKPRPEKKEKKKMPEKEEYKTVPEKSNKEREVAKKDSAAPSVPSFEDHVKKSTELAVIGNKHASAGDFNMAVKYFTDAIKHNPKEFKLFGNRSFCFEKLQEYEKALMDAELSLGICPGWDKGLYRKGRALAGLKRYEEAAQAFTEVFKLDSSCAEAAQELMRVQITQLMEFGFTREQSSNALIIHGTVKKALEVLSKLNDRPGALPNGSLPPVQVANVTGVSPILSANTIAAPAAAACPPAQSKDALKKPLMNKPLGAVQNTSAAQSQSKPILTQPMKASNGVNRPPLELFPVWVGNLNFPVTDSMLANLFNKVGVVYSVKVLTAKRCAFVNFTKQEHCDEAIRRFHGFELNHNKLAVRYPDRIPAGLGISRSALRADDLQDENARHNENSQRTVRP, encoded by the exons ATGTGG AGAACTGTTTTAGGGATGTTTGAAGGACGTCCTCATATGCAAAGAATAATAAGATGTGGCCTTCTTG GTATTGACTACGATGACGATCTAGACGACCCAGGAAatgatgattatgttagttggAGTCATGATTTCCATGGATACCCTACAAACCGCCTGAGGTCATCCAGCACTGTATATCAGCCTGTATACTCTTCAGCCCGTAATTCTTCTTGCCCGTCCCCTTTAAGATTTCAGACGAAGGAGCGT GATGCCGAAAGAAAAGCCAGATTATTAGAAGAAtctaaaaaaagcaaagaaaaggcTGAGAAGAAGCGGCTCAAGAAACGG AAACAGAAGGAAAGAAAACGTctcgagaagctggagaaggaCAAGCTGAACCCCGAAAAAAACGAGGAG GGAAAAGATGATGCAGAGCAGTCCAAAGCAGAGGAGGGTAAAGCCGCTAATGATGAACACAAAGCCAATAACAATACTAGTGTTAAACCACAGGCCTCAGCCAAAGATACAGACAGCAGTGACAGCAGCGATGTTTCCAGTGATGAAGACGGCAACTCCAAGAACGACTCAGGCGACTCAGAG GAACTCGATATGACGAGTAGTTTTGTGAGAAAAGCTGCTCTTATAGCTATGCATAAACTGGAGCAGAAGCCCAGACCggagaagaaggagaaaaagaagatgCCAGAAAAAGAAGAATACAAAACAGTCCCTgaaaaatcaaataaagaacGGGAGGTTGCAAAGAAG GACTCTGCTGCTCCCAGCGTTCCCTCCTTTGAAGACCAtgtaaaaaaaagcactgaGCTTGCCG tcATTGGAAATAAGCATGCGAGTGCTGGAGACTTTAATATGGCTGTGAAGTATTTCACAGATGCAATTAAGCACAACCCTAAAGAGTTTAA GCTATTTGGAAATCGGTCCTTCTGTTTTGAGAAGCTGCAAGAATACGAGAAAGCTTTAATGGATGCAGAGTTGTCGCTTGGCATATGTCCAGGCTGGGATAAAGGCCTGTATAGGAAGGGAAGAGCTCTGGCTGGTCTAAAG AGGTATGAGGAAGCTGCCCAGGCTTTCACGGAAGTTTTCAAACTGGACAGTTCGTGTGCAGAAGCTGCCCAGGAGCTGATGCGCGTGCAGATAACACAGCTAATG GAGTTCGGTTTTACTCGAGAGCAGAGCTCAAATGCTTTAATAATTCATGGGACTGTTAAAAAAGCACTAGAAGTGCTGTCTAAGTTAAACGATCGACCAG GAGCTCTTCCGAACGGCTCTCTCCCACCTGTTCAAGTAGCAAATGTCACTGGAGTGTCTCCAATCCTTTCAGCCAACACAATCGCTGCACCTGCTGCCGCTGCGTGTCCTCCTGCTCAGTCCAAGGATGCGCTGAAAAAACCACTTATGAACAAACCTTTGGGCGCAGTCCAGAATACATCTGCTGCTCAGAGTCAATCAAAGCCTATTCTTACTCAGCCCATGAAGGCCAGCAACGGCGTTAATCGACCACCACT GGAGCTGTTTCCAGTTTGGGTGGGAAACCTGAATTTCCCAGTAACTGACTCCATGCTTGCAAACCTGTTTAACAA GGTTGGGGTCGTCTATAGCGTCAAGGTTCTGACTGCCAAACGATGTGCCTTTGTAAACTTCACAAAACAAGAACATTGTGATGAAGCAATCCGACGTTTCCAC GGCTTTGAGCTGAATCACAACAAGCTCGCTGTCAGGTATCCGGACAGGATCCCTGCGGGCTTGGGTATTTCCAGATCTGCCCTGAGAGCTGATGACCTGCAAGATGAGAATGCGAG gCATAACGAGAACAGCCAAAGGACAGTACGTCCTTAG
- the mfsd8 gene encoding major facilitator superfamily domain-containing protein 8 isoform X1, with the protein MSQPEPDDITPLLRDEASSSDDSQGEDYRSRWRSIRVMYFTMFLSSVGFTIVITSLWPYLQKTDDSTNASFLGWVVAAYSIGQMVASPIFGWWSNHRPRREPLVCSIFINLAANIYYAYAYLPKTNNKYHILMSRVFVGFGAGNVAVVRSYVAGATSLNERTGAMANMSACQALGFILGPALQACLSFIGEQGVTLDLIALKLNMYTTPALLAAVFGLINILLVVIVLREHHVDEDGRHIQSINYTSEERVDISEETVESIDQVAVMTSNILFFIVMFIFAIFETITTPLSMDMFAWTRKEAVLYNGIILCCIGFVSILVFLVVKVASLRFGDRPVLLIGLIIIFCGFFILLPWGNHYPKIQWADVKNNSFVTQMPDLMPAPNSTVEPTGCPIEQTWCQYTPAIHIAQFFSADFLIGVGYPACNVMSYTLYSKILGPKPQGVYMGWLTASGSGARTLGPVFVSHVYTHLGPRWTFSLICGMVAGAIILLSSAYHRLIAFSVRHGRIVE; encoded by the exons ATGTCTCAACCTGAACCCGACGACATCACCCCGCTGCTCAGGGATGAGGCTAGCAG CAGCGATGACTCTCAGGGTGAGGACTACAGAAGTCGGTGGAGGTCCATCAGAGTCATGTACTTCACTATGTTCCTCAGTAGTGTAG GTTTCACTATTGTCATCACATCCCTTTGGCCCTATTTGCAAAAG ACTGATGACAGCACCAATGCCAGCTTCCTGGGATGGGTGGTTGCAGCATACAGCATCGGACAGATGGTGGCCTCACCCATTTTTGGCTGGTGGTCCAATCATCGGCCACGCAGGGAACCACTGGTGTGTTCCATCTTCATTAACTTGGCAGCCAACATCTACTATGCCTACGCGTACCTGCCGAAGACCAATAACAAGTATCACATTCTCATGTCCAGAGTCTTTGTGGGCTTCGGAGCAG GTAACGTAGCTGTGGTGAGGTCCTATGTTGCTGGAGCTACATCACTGAACGAGAGGACAGGTGCCATGGCAAACATGAGTGCCTGCCAGGCCCTGGGTTTCATCCTCGGGCCAG CCCTGCAGGCATGTCTGTCCTTCATTGGAGAGCAAGGTGTCACACTGGACTTGATAGCGCTGAAGCTCAACATGTACACCACCCCAGCGTTACTGGCTGCAGTGTTTGGCCTCATAAACATCCTGCTCGTCGTCATTGTGCTGAG AGAGCATCACGTTGATGAAGATGGAAGGCACATTCAATCTATCAACTATACATCAGAAG AGAGAGTTGATATTTCAGAAGAAACTGTTGAAAGCATCGATCAGGTGGCTGTCATGACATCCAACATCCTGTTCTTCATCGTCATGTTCATCTTTGCCATCTTTGAGAC aATTACCACGCCCTTATCTATGGACATGTTTGCCTGGACAAGGAAAGAAGCTGTGCTGTACAACGGGATCATTCTCTGCTGCATCGGATTTGTATCAATCTTGGTGTTTCTGGTTGTAAAAGTGGCTTCTCTTAG ATTCGGAGATCGGCCTGTGTTGTTAATCGGCTTGATCATTATTTTCTGTGGCTTCTTTATTCTTCTTCCATGGGGAAACCATTACCCTAAAATCCAGTGGGCAG ACGTAAAAAACAACTCCTTTGTGACTCAGATGCCTGACCTCATGCCAGCCCCGAACAGTACTGTGGAGCCAACGGGGTGTCCAATCGAACAAACCTGGTGCCAGTATACTCCTGCTATACACATAGCTCAGTTCTTCTCAGCGGACTTCCTCATTGGAGTGGGATACCCAGCCTGCAATGTGATGTCCTACACACTGTATTCCAAAATCCTTGGACCCAAACCTCAG GGTGTGTACATGGGCTGGCTGACGGCGTCGGGCAGCGGGGCACGGACACTTGGCCCGGTCTTCGTCTCCCATGTCTACACCCACCTGGGACCTCGCTGGACCTTCAGCCTCATCTGCGGCATGGTGGCAGGAGCCATCATCCTCCTCAGCTCGGCCTACCACAGACTCATCGCCTTTTCTGTTCGCCATGGAAGGATTGTAGAGTAG
- the LOC100690038 gene encoding tetratricopeptide repeat protein 31 isoform X3 produces the protein MFEGRPHMQRIIRCGLLGIDYDDDLDDPGNDDYVSWSHDFHGYPTNRLRSSSTVYQPVYSSARNSSCPSPLRFQTKERDAERKARLLEESKKSKEKAEKKRLKKRKQKERKRLEKLEKDKLNPEKNEEGKDDAEQSKAEEGKAANDEHKANNNTSVKPQASAKDTDSSDSSDVSSDEDGNSKNDSGDSEELDMTSSFVRKAALIAMHKLEQKPRPEKKEKKKMPEKEEYKTVPEKSNKEREVAKKDSAAPSVPSFEDHVKKSTELAVIGNKHASAGDFNMAVKYFTDAIKHNPKEFKLFGNRSFCFEKLQEYEKALMDAELSLGICPGWDKGLYRKGRALAGLKRYEEAAQAFTEVFKLDSSCAEAAQELMRVQITQLMEFGFTREQSSNALIIHGTVKKALEVLSKLNDRPGALPNGSLPPVQVANVTGVSPILSANTIAAPAAAACPPAQSKDALKKPLMNKPLGAVQNTSAAQSQSKPILTQPMKASNGVNRPPLELFPVWVGNLNFPVTDSMLANLFNKVGVVYSVKVLTAKRCAFVNFTKQEHCDEAIRRFHGFELNHNKLAVRYPDRIPAGLGISRSALRADDLQDENARHNENSQRTVRP, from the exons ATGTTTGAAGGACGTCCTCATATGCAAAGAATAATAAGATGTGGCCTTCTTG GTATTGACTACGATGACGATCTAGACGACCCAGGAAatgatgattatgttagttggAGTCATGATTTCCATGGATACCCTACAAACCGCCTGAGGTCATCCAGCACTGTATATCAGCCTGTATACTCTTCAGCCCGTAATTCTTCTTGCCCGTCCCCTTTAAGATTTCAGACGAAGGAGCGT GATGCCGAAAGAAAAGCCAGATTATTAGAAGAAtctaaaaaaagcaaagaaaaggcTGAGAAGAAGCGGCTCAAGAAACGG AAACAGAAGGAAAGAAAACGTctcgagaagctggagaaggaCAAGCTGAACCCCGAAAAAAACGAGGAG GGAAAAGATGATGCAGAGCAGTCCAAAGCAGAGGAGGGTAAAGCCGCTAATGATGAACACAAAGCCAATAACAATACTAGTGTTAAACCACAGGCCTCAGCCAAAGATACAGACAGCAGTGACAGCAGCGATGTTTCCAGTGATGAAGACGGCAACTCCAAGAACGACTCAGGCGACTCAGAG GAACTCGATATGACGAGTAGTTTTGTGAGAAAAGCTGCTCTTATAGCTATGCATAAACTGGAGCAGAAGCCCAGACCggagaagaaggagaaaaagaagatgCCAGAAAAAGAAGAATACAAAACAGTCCCTgaaaaatcaaataaagaacGGGAGGTTGCAAAGAAG GACTCTGCTGCTCCCAGCGTTCCCTCCTTTGAAGACCAtgtaaaaaaaagcactgaGCTTGCCG tcATTGGAAATAAGCATGCGAGTGCTGGAGACTTTAATATGGCTGTGAAGTATTTCACAGATGCAATTAAGCACAACCCTAAAGAGTTTAA GCTATTTGGAAATCGGTCCTTCTGTTTTGAGAAGCTGCAAGAATACGAGAAAGCTTTAATGGATGCAGAGTTGTCGCTTGGCATATGTCCAGGCTGGGATAAAGGCCTGTATAGGAAGGGAAGAGCTCTGGCTGGTCTAAAG AGGTATGAGGAAGCTGCCCAGGCTTTCACGGAAGTTTTCAAACTGGACAGTTCGTGTGCAGAAGCTGCCCAGGAGCTGATGCGCGTGCAGATAACACAGCTAATG GAGTTCGGTTTTACTCGAGAGCAGAGCTCAAATGCTTTAATAATTCATGGGACTGTTAAAAAAGCACTAGAAGTGCTGTCTAAGTTAAACGATCGACCAG GAGCTCTTCCGAACGGCTCTCTCCCACCTGTTCAAGTAGCAAATGTCACTGGAGTGTCTCCAATCCTTTCAGCCAACACAATCGCTGCACCTGCTGCCGCTGCGTGTCCTCCTGCTCAGTCCAAGGATGCGCTGAAAAAACCACTTATGAACAAACCTTTGGGCGCAGTCCAGAATACATCTGCTGCTCAGAGTCAATCAAAGCCTATTCTTACTCAGCCCATGAAGGCCAGCAACGGCGTTAATCGACCACCACT GGAGCTGTTTCCAGTTTGGGTGGGAAACCTGAATTTCCCAGTAACTGACTCCATGCTTGCAAACCTGTTTAACAA GGTTGGGGTCGTCTATAGCGTCAAGGTTCTGACTGCCAAACGATGTGCCTTTGTAAACTTCACAAAACAAGAACATTGTGATGAAGCAATCCGACGTTTCCAC GGCTTTGAGCTGAATCACAACAAGCTCGCTGTCAGGTATCCGGACAGGATCCCTGCGGGCTTGGGTATTTCCAGATCTGCCCTGAGAGCTGATGACCTGCAAGATGAGAATGCGAG gCATAACGAGAACAGCCAAAGGACAGTACGTCCTTAG